A stretch of the Kushneria konosiri genome encodes the following:
- a CDS encoding hemerythrin domain-containing protein, producing the protein MLKLTQLRQDHAHMARLLHVLSLQHRYLVTGERPSFRLMREACDYIMDYMSDYIVPLETLCGHRLTERGAHTGQEVCKLAGEYRELIQRLKHLEDDLDNILMDAIMPMTLFGERLKAYLDAHRHVLRVEREHLFPLLDASMNEEEYVELRDTLPLQARTRLTRLQQEYPDLYAEFREIRPAVA; encoded by the coding sequence ATGCTCAAGTTGACCCAGCTTCGTCAGGATCATGCGCACATGGCTCGACTGCTTCATGTGCTTTCACTGCAGCATCGTTACCTTGTGACCGGAGAGCGCCCCAGCTTTCGCCTCATGCGGGAAGCCTGTGATTACATCATGGACTACATGAGCGATTACATCGTGCCGCTGGAGACACTGTGCGGCCATCGGCTGACCGAGCGCGGTGCTCATACCGGGCAGGAGGTCTGCAAACTGGCCGGTGAGTATCGCGAACTCATACAGCGTCTGAAACATCTGGAGGATGATCTCGATAACATCCTGATGGATGCCATTATGCCCATGACGCTGTTCGGTGAGCGTCTCAAGGCCTATCTGGATGCGCACCGCCACGTATTGCGTGTGGAACGTGAACATCTTTTTCCGCTGCTGGATGCCAGCATGAATGAAGAAGAGTACGTTGAATTGCGTGACACGTTGCCGCTTCAGGCTCGCACCCGGCTGACGCGGCTTCAGCAGGAATATCCCGATCTTTATGCCGAGTTTCGTGAGATTCGCCCGGCAGTGGCCTGA
- the trmA gene encoding tRNA (uridine(54)-C5)-methyltransferase TrmA, protein MSVPVVDPDQYFVQLDAKRQRIVEQFARFQAPTLEVFPSPASHYRMRCEFRLWHEGDDLFHAMFETGADGVKNTVRMDQYDVASQRINALMAGLIDAIRDCPELRHRLFQVEYLTTRQGEALVTLVYHRPLDDAWEKAARELETTLNVAIIGRARKQRRVLTRESVTEHLHVAGRVFSYQQVENSFTQPNADIAESMLNWAREVTQGEDGQRRATDLVELYCGNGNFTIALANNFRRVVATEISRTSVASAQHNLALNHIDNVHVARMSSEEFAQALSGEKTGRRVSDMQLETHDFSTVLVDPPRAGLDADSCEQIARFDEIVYISCNPDTLEANLEQLGQTHEIQRFALFDQFPYTDHCECGVLLKRRGQSD, encoded by the coding sequence TTGAGCGTACCCGTCGTTGATCCCGACCAGTATTTCGTACAGCTTGACGCCAAGCGCCAGCGCATCGTCGAGCAATTCGCCCGCTTTCAGGCGCCCACCCTTGAGGTGTTCCCCTCACCGGCAAGCCATTATCGCATGCGTTGCGAGTTTCGCCTGTGGCATGAAGGCGATGATCTTTTTCATGCCATGTTCGAGACCGGTGCCGACGGTGTTAAAAACACCGTGCGCATGGATCAATATGATGTGGCCAGCCAGCGCATCAATGCGCTGATGGCCGGATTGATTGACGCCATTCGTGATTGCCCCGAGCTGCGTCATCGTCTGTTTCAGGTCGAGTATCTGACGACCCGACAGGGGGAAGCGCTCGTCACGCTGGTCTATCACCGACCGCTTGATGACGCATGGGAGAAGGCTGCGCGCGAGCTCGAGACGACACTGAATGTTGCCATTATCGGCCGTGCACGCAAGCAGCGCCGGGTCCTGACACGCGAGTCAGTCACTGAACACCTCCATGTGGCAGGACGTGTGTTCAGTTATCAGCAGGTCGAAAACAGCTTTACCCAGCCCAATGCCGATATTGCAGAGAGCATGCTTAACTGGGCCCGGGAAGTGACACAGGGCGAGGATGGGCAGCGTCGCGCGACCGATCTGGTCGAGCTGTACTGCGGTAATGGCAACTTCACGATCGCACTGGCAAATAACTTCCGACGGGTCGTGGCCACCGAGATTTCCCGAACGTCCGTGGCCTCGGCCCAGCACAATCTGGCATTGAATCACATCGACAACGTTCATGTGGCCCGCATGTCGAGTGAAGAGTTTGCCCAGGCGCTGTCCGGGGAAAAAACGGGACGACGGGTCAGCGACATGCAGCTCGAGACGCACGATTTTTCGACCGTCCTGGTCGACCCTCCGCGTGCCGGTCTGGATGCCGACAGCTGCGAGCAGATTGCCCGCTTTGACGAGATTGTCTACATCTCCTGCAATCCCGATACCCTCGAGGCCAATCTGGAACAGCTTGGGCAGACCCACGAGATCCAGCGCTTTGCACTTTTTGATCAGTTTCCCTATACCGACCACTGTGAGTGTGGCGTGTTGCTCAAGCGCCGCGGTCAGTCTGACTGA
- a CDS encoding replication-associated recombination protein A encodes MSDLFDRDAPPGQPLAARLRPARLEDYIGQSHLLGPDRPLTRALARDQLYSMILWGPPGVGKTTLARLIAGYTRSHFATLSAVSAGVKEIRAAAFEAQQRGHSGQRTLLFVDEVHRFNKAQQDAFLPWVEEGVFTFVGATTENPSFELNNALLSRARVHVLKPLTPEELRQVIDRALIEPAGLGEAGIEASESVRDLLAQAADGDARRALNLLEIAADMAEAGGDGRAPTLSEAVIEEVLGESTRRLDRGGDLFYDQISALHKSIRGSAPDAALYWFCRMLDGGADPLYIARRVVRMASEEIGNADPRALRLALDGWEVQERLGSPEGELAVAQAILYIASAPKSNAAYMAYNQARAHVASTPGHEVPVHLRNAPTSLMKSLGHGHEYRYAHDEPHAYAAGETYFPEPLIGTRYYQPVDRGLEKRIAEKLEWLEGLDRAATHRRSSESS; translated from the coding sequence ATGAGTGACCTGTTTGATCGTGACGCGCCGCCCGGGCAACCGCTGGCGGCGCGTCTGCGTCCTGCTCGCCTTGAAGACTATATCGGACAGTCACACCTGCTGGGGCCGGATCGCCCCCTGACGCGGGCGCTGGCCCGTGATCAGCTCTACTCAATGATCCTCTGGGGCCCGCCCGGCGTCGGCAAGACCACGCTGGCTCGCCTGATTGCCGGCTACACTCGCTCGCACTTTGCAACGCTTTCTGCCGTTTCGGCAGGCGTCAAGGAGATCCGCGCTGCCGCCTTTGAAGCACAGCAGCGTGGCCACAGCGGACAGCGCACATTACTGTTTGTTGACGAGGTACACCGCTTCAACAAGGCGCAGCAGGACGCCTTTCTGCCCTGGGTGGAAGAAGGTGTGTTCACGTTTGTTGGGGCAACGACCGAAAACCCCTCCTTTGAGCTCAATAACGCCCTGTTGTCACGAGCCCGCGTTCATGTGCTCAAGCCATTGACCCCTGAAGAGCTGCGTCAGGTCATTGACCGGGCGTTGATCGAGCCGGCCGGGCTTGGCGAGGCCGGCATTGAAGCCTCCGAGAGCGTGCGCGACCTGCTGGCGCAGGCTGCTGATGGCGATGCGCGCCGGGCGCTCAACCTGCTGGAAATTGCCGCTGACATGGCTGAAGCCGGCGGTGATGGCAGGGCGCCCACCCTGTCCGAGGCCGTGATCGAGGAGGTGCTGGGCGAAAGCACGCGCCGACTCGACCGCGGCGGTGATCTTTTTTACGACCAGATTTCGGCGCTTCACAAGTCAATTCGGGGGAGCGCCCCGGACGCTGCGCTCTATTGGTTTTGTCGCATGCTCGACGGCGGTGCAGATCCGCTCTATATCGCGCGTCGCGTCGTGCGTATGGCCAGTGAGGAGATCGGCAACGCCGACCCGCGAGCCCTGCGACTGGCACTCGATGGCTGGGAGGTACAGGAGCGTCTGGGGAGTCCGGAAGGTGAGCTGGCCGTAGCACAGGCCATTCTCTATATCGCCAGCGCCCCCAAGAGCAATGCCGCCTACATGGCTTATAACCAGGCGCGCGCACATGTGGCCTCCACACCCGGACACGAGGTGCCTGTGCATCTGCGCAACGCACCCACGTCGCTGATGAAGTCTCTGGGCCACGGCCACGAATACCGCTATGCCCATGATGAACCACACGCCTACGCCGCGGGTGAAACCTATTTTCCCGAACCTTTGATCGGTACCCGGTACTATCAGCCGGTCGATCGTGGTCTTGAAAAGCGTATCGCTGAAAAGCTTGAATGGCTGGAGGGGCTCGATCGTGCTGCGACGCATCGACGCAGCTCCGAATCATCATGA
- a CDS encoding DsrE family protein, with protein MLTLLKRHWMLAALILAAVLMVLFAAAIPRKQAASIDHARYPAIEKFGGIAERHDTVDVPDPDKHYRVIFDVVSGSDDPRTINPGLMRVARAVNVFADAGVPLENLDFVAIIHGNATRSVVTSSLYDEWYGVDNPNAPLVHALKEAGVRVEVCGQVLSHWKIADADVNKDIAITPSALTTLAIYGNEGYAYERL; from the coding sequence ATGCTGACTCTTCTCAAACGGCACTGGATGCTGGCAGCACTGATACTGGCCGCTGTCCTCATGGTGCTTTTCGCTGCTGCCATACCCCGCAAGCAGGCGGCGAGCATTGACCATGCCAGGTACCCCGCAATAGAAAAATTCGGCGGTATTGCCGAACGCCATGACACGGTGGACGTGCCCGACCCCGACAAGCATTATCGGGTCATCTTTGATGTGGTCAGCGGAAGCGATGACCCACGGACCATCAATCCGGGCCTGATGCGCGTGGCACGCGCCGTCAATGTCTTTGCTGATGCTGGTGTCCCGCTGGAAAATCTGGACTTTGTGGCCATTATTCATGGCAACGCCACGCGTAGCGTTGTGACCTCCAGCCTGTATGACGAGTGGTATGGCGTCGACAATCCCAACGCGCCATTGGTGCATGCCCTGAAAGAGGCAGGTGTTCGGGTCGAGGTGTGCGGCCAGGTGCTCAGCCACTGGAAAATTGCCGACGCCGATGTCAACAAGGACATTGCCATCACCCCTTCTGCGTTGACAACGCTGGCCATTTACGGCAATGAAGGCTATGCCTACGAGCGACTGTAA